A genomic region of Bombus pyrosoma isolate SC7728 linkage group LG6, ASM1482585v1, whole genome shotgun sequence contains the following coding sequences:
- the LOC122568333 gene encoding cytochrome b-c1 complex subunit Rieske, mitochondrial isoform X2 has protein sequence MNVVAKSTSLAPLLRSTTVISNGMQPVSGKGALRVSSGIGASLLATQRRLAHTDIQWPDFTDYRHSAVKDPNVPSKRNAASRKSFTYLVTATTGVCAVYSAKTVVHNLVASMSAAGNVLALAKIEVKLDSIPEGKNAVFKWRGKPLFIRHRSQKEIDREAQVDVASLRDPQVDTDRTRDPKWLVVLGVCTHLGCVPIANAGDFGGYYCPCHGSHYDASGRIRKGPAPLNLEIPPYEFVEGNVLVVG, from the exons atgaatgttGTGGCGAAATCAACGAGCCTCGCTCCACTTTTAAGGTCGACGACTGTCATTTCAAATGGAATGCAACCAGTATCTGGAAAGG GAGCTCTACGTGTCAGTTCAGGAATTGGAG CGAGTTTACTAGCAACACAGAGGAGACTGGCGCATACCGACATTCAATGGCCAGATTTCACTGATTATCGTCATAGTGCTGTAAAAGATCCAAATGTTCCAAGCAAACGTAACGCTGCTAGTCGCAAATCATTTACGTATCTTGTAACAGCTA cAACTGGGGTTTGTGCGGTTTATAGTGCAAAAACAGTTGTGCATAATTTAGTAGCTTCTATGAGCGCTGCAGGTAATGTACTTGCTTTAGCAAAGATTGAAGTTAAACTTGATAGTATTCCTGAAGGAAAGAATGCTGTTTTCAAATGGCGTGGAAAGCCTCTGTTTATACGACATAG ATCACAGAAAGAGATTGATCGAGAGGCGCAGGTAGATGTTGCATCTCTTCGAGACCCACAAGTAGACACAGATCGTACACGAGATCCAAAGTGGTTGGTAGTTTTGGGTGTATGTACGCATTTAGGATGTGTTCCAATTGCAAATGCTGGTGACTTTGGTGGTTACTATTGCCCTTGCCATGGCTCTCATTACGATGCCAGTGGAAGGATTAGGAAAGGTCCAGCTCCTCTAAATTTGGAAATACCACCTTATGAGTTTGTTGAGGGAAATGTACTAGTTGTTGGTTAA
- the LOC122568333 gene encoding cytochrome b-c1 complex subunit Rieske, mitochondrial isoform X1 has product MNVVAKSTSLAPLLRSTTVISNGMQPVSGKGIVQKSKIVTKPVVNRMLVESLYESLITGALRVSSGIGASLLATQRRLAHTDIQWPDFTDYRHSAVKDPNVPSKRNAASRKSFTYLVTATTGVCAVYSAKTVVHNLVASMSAAGNVLALAKIEVKLDSIPEGKNAVFKWRGKPLFIRHRSQKEIDREAQVDVASLRDPQVDTDRTRDPKWLVVLGVCTHLGCVPIANAGDFGGYYCPCHGSHYDASGRIRKGPAPLNLEIPPYEFVEGNVLVVG; this is encoded by the exons atgaatgttGTGGCGAAATCAACGAGCCTCGCTCCACTTTTAAGGTCGACGACTGTCATTTCAAATGGAATGCAACCAGTATCTGGAAAGGGTATCGtacaaaaatcaaaaatcGTCACTAAACCTGTCGTCAATCGAATGCTCGTTGAAAGTTTGTACGAATCTCTTATTACAGGAGCTCTACGTGTCAGTTCAGGAATTGGAG CGAGTTTACTAGCAACACAGAGGAGACTGGCGCATACCGACATTCAATGGCCAGATTTCACTGATTATCGTCATAGTGCTGTAAAAGATCCAAATGTTCCAAGCAAACGTAACGCTGCTAGTCGCAAATCATTTACGTATCTTGTAACAGCTA cAACTGGGGTTTGTGCGGTTTATAGTGCAAAAACAGTTGTGCATAATTTAGTAGCTTCTATGAGCGCTGCAGGTAATGTACTTGCTTTAGCAAAGATTGAAGTTAAACTTGATAGTATTCCTGAAGGAAAGAATGCTGTTTTCAAATGGCGTGGAAAGCCTCTGTTTATACGACATAG ATCACAGAAAGAGATTGATCGAGAGGCGCAGGTAGATGTTGCATCTCTTCGAGACCCACAAGTAGACACAGATCGTACACGAGATCCAAAGTGGTTGGTAGTTTTGGGTGTATGTACGCATTTAGGATGTGTTCCAATTGCAAATGCTGGTGACTTTGGTGGTTACTATTGCCCTTGCCATGGCTCTCATTACGATGCCAGTGGAAGGATTAGGAAAGGTCCAGCTCCTCTAAATTTGGAAATACCACCTTATGAGTTTGTTGAGGGAAATGTACTAGTTGTTGGTTAA
- the LOC122568336 gene encoding probable ribosome biogenesis protein RLP24, whose product MRIETCYFCSSRIYPGHGIQFVRNDCKIFKFCRSKCHAAFKKKKNPRKVKWTKAYRKTVGKDLAVDPSFEFEKRRNIPLKYNRELWQNAIDAIKKIENIKQRRQNLHIMQRLRKGREIEQERDIKEVQRDLSLIRSPAAGLKERKKLEQAEQEEMQESNDEQEQQEMEVN is encoded by the exons ATGCGTATAGAAACATGTTATTTTTGTTCGTCCCGGATTTATCCGGGACATGGAATCCAGTTTGTAAGAAATGATTGTAAG atattcaaattttgtcGGTCAAAGTGCCATGCTGcgtttaagaaaaagaaaaatccaaGGAAAGTCAAATGGACAAAAGCATACAGGAAAACAGTTGGCAAGGACTTGGCAGTAGATCCatcatttgaatttgaaaaaagaagaaatattccacttaaatataatagagaattATGGCAGAATGCAATTGATGCAAtcaaaaaaatagaaaatatcaaacagaGGAGACAAAATCTACATATAATGCAACGATTACGTAAAGGACGTGAAATAGAACAAGAAAGAGATATTAAAGAAGTTCAACGTGATTTATCACTCATAAGATCACCTGCTGCAGgattgaaagaaagaaagaaactagAACAAGCCGAACAAGAAGAGATGCAGGAATCTAACGACGAACAAGAACAACAAGAAATGGAAGTGAATtag